The Miscanthus floridulus cultivar M001 unplaced genomic scaffold, ASM1932011v1 fs_313_1_2, whole genome shotgun sequence genome has a window encoding:
- the LOC136531274 gene encoding probable 2-oxoglutarate-dependent dioxygenase AOP1, with protein sequence MANNNMQGSIPRIDLTGIDPAAGPSDTRWTTVRAAVMDALLEHGCFEAVMDGLIAPELSAAVLGPGGAVESLLALPVSAKARNTSKMPYRGYVGSIPGLAYESLAIVGPLSPDAVRAFADLMWPDTGNKSFCESMHAYAQKVAVLEAVVRRMVLESAGATAEYIEEQAKATSFKLRLTEYAAPGMGDGKRVVGLPAHRDTSFLAVLTQNDVDGVEVECGRGEGGWARPALSPGSFLIFAGDTFKVLTNGRVFNPLHRVVMSGDKTRYSSILFSSPKDDVIVRAIEEAVDAEHPAVYRPFEYGEYVVFCYKPEMVQHPKKLEAFAAVQSTDRVI encoded by the exons ATGGCCAACAACAACATGCAGGGCAGCATCCCCCGGATCGACCTCACCGGCATCGACCCAGCCGCAGGTCCGTCCGACACACGGTGGACCACCGTGCGCGCGGCAGTCATGGACGCGCTCCTCGAGCACGGCTGCTTCGAGGCCGTCATGGACGGCCTCATCGCTCCAGAGCTCAGCGCGGCCGTTCTCGGCCCCGGCGGCGCAGTGGAGTCCCTCCTCGCTCTGCCTGTCAGCGCCAAGGCGCGCAACACCAGCAAGATGCCGTACCGCGGCTACGTCGGCTCGATCCCCGGCTTGGCGTACGAGAGCTTGGCCATCGTGGGCCCGCTCTCCCCCGACGCAGTCCGCGCCTTCGCCGACCTCATGTGGCCCGACACCGGCAACAAATCCTTCTG CGAGTCGATGCACGCGTACGCACAGAAAGTGGCGGTGCTAGAGGCCGTGGTGCGGCGCATGGTGCTGGAGAGCGCGGGCGCGACCGCCGAGTACATCGAGGAGCAAGCGAAGGCGACGTCGTTCAAGCTCCGGCTGACGGAGTACGCGGCGCCCGGCATGGGGGATGGGAAGAGGGTCGTCGGCCTCCCCGCGCACCGGGACACGAGCTTCCTCGCGGTGCTCACGCAGAACGACGTCGACGGCGTGGAGGTGGAGTGTGGCCGCGGCGAGGGCGGCTGGGCTCGCCCCGCGCTGTCCCCCGGCTCCTTCCTTATCTTCGCCGGTGACACGTTCAAGGTACTTACGAACGGTCGGGTGTTCAACCCGCTGCACCGCGTGGTGATGTCCGGCGACAAGACCCGCTACTCCTCCATCCTCTTCTCCTCCCCGAAAGACGACGTCATCGTTCGCGCGATCGAGGAGGCAGTGGACGCCGAGCATCCCGCCGTCTACAGGCCCTTCGAGTACGGCGAGTACGTCGTTTTCTGCTACAAGCCGGAGATGGTTCAGCACCCGAAGAAACTTGAGGCTTTCGCCGCCGTGCAGTCGACGGATAGAGTCATATGA